The Caretta caretta isolate rCarCar2 chromosome 15, rCarCar1.hap1, whole genome shotgun sequence genome window below encodes:
- the LOC125623192 gene encoding putative EP400-like protein has product MHHGNGPQNVQRQLQRSRSFTGSEGEEQQTNLPQSPATSFAPSASPSAPQSPSYQIQQFIMSRSPVTGQNVNITLQNVGPVASGNQQITLTPLPIPNPTSPNFQFSPQQRRFEHGSPSYIQVTSPLPQQVQSQSPTQPSPVPVQSLPNVRAGTPGSGLGMCSQSPTRGFVDASLLVRQISLSPSNGGHFVYQEGSGIAQIAQGTTAQVQIPSSGAPATVRERRLSQPHSQTGGTIHHLGPQSPVASGANMQPLTSPGHITTTNLPPQISNIIQGQLMQQQQALQGQQLSRPIGFDRASGGLIAGVGGPNSAGPHRSFSPRMGWVQGGGEPSTSHSGTPGGDPLTPRAGATLSIPSSQEAGDCHWGWGKIHLLRALIGDKPRVPFLYCDSVTAYAQWLKPNSGSSRIALGVGGRSPHMRVLSLAC; this is encoded by the coding sequence ATGCACCATGGGAACGGTCCTCAGAATGTTCAGCGTCAGCTCCAGAGGTCCAGATCCTTCACAGGTAGTGAGGGAGAAGAGCAGCAGACAAACTTACCGCAGTCCCCTGCAACTTCATTTGCTCCTTCTGCAAGCCCATCTGCACCACAGTCCCCCAGTTACCAAATACAGCAATTTATAATGAGTAGAAGTCCGGTAACTGGGCAGAATGTGAACATCACACTGCAGAATGTTGGACCGGTAGCATCAGGAAACCAACAGATAACACTTACCCCTTTGCCAATACCAAATCCAACATCACCAAATTTTCAGTTTAGCCCTCAGCAAAGGAGGTTTGAGCATGGATCTCCATCGTATATTCAAGTTACTTCACCATTGCCCCAGCAGGTTCAGTCTCAAAGCCCTACACAACCCAGTCCTGTACCAGTGCAGTCACTACCAAATGTTCGGGCAGGCACTCCAGGTTCTGGCTTGGGTATGTGCAGCCAGAGCCCTACTAGAGGATTTGTAGATGCTAGTTTGCTTGTGCGACAGATCAGTCTGAGCCCTTCAAATGGTGGACACTTTGTATATCAAGAAGGATCCGGAATTGCACAAATTGCTCAAGGAACTACAGCACAGGTACAAATTCCATCTTCTGGGGCACCTGCAACTGTACGAGAACGCAGGCTTTCACAACCTCATTCACAGACTGGTGGCACCATTCATCATCTTGGACCTCAAAGTCCTGTAGCTAGTGGAGCAAACATGCAACCATTGACTAGCCCCGGTCATATTACAACTACTAACTTGCCACCGCAGATCAGCAATATTATTCAAGGGCAGCtcatgcagcagcagcaagcacttCAAGGGCAGCAGTTGAGCAGACCCATAGGATTTGATAGGGCTTCTGGTGGATTAATAGCTGGAGTTGGAGGACCCAACTCTGCAGGCCCGCACCGCAGCTTCTCCCCGCGCATGGGATGGGTGCAGGGCGGAGGGgagcccagcacctcccactctgGCACCCCCGGAGGGGACCCACTTACCCCAAGAGCTGGGGCCACACTTTCCATTCCCTCCTCACAGGAAGCTGGGGACTGtcactggggatgggggaaaataCATCTCTTACGGGCGCTGATAGGAGACAAACCGCGAGTTCCGTTCCTGTACTGTGACTCCGTCACTGCGTATGCGCAATGGCTCAAACCAAACAGTGGGAGCAGCAGGATTGCGCTAGGAGTAGGGGGCAGGTCGCCCCATATGCGTGTCCTGTCTTTGGCATGCTAG